The Falco biarmicus isolate bFalBia1 chromosome 1, bFalBia1.pri, whole genome shotgun sequence DNA segment TTACTCAGGTGCAGTGAGGTGAAGCCAGTTAAATCTCTGTCAAGCCCCAAGAGCCCAAGCTTcaagttgttggtttttttgtttgtttgtttgatttcgGGGTTTTTTAAAGGGGAAGGTGGAGGGCATGTGGAGAACCCTAAGCTTTTCTTGGGTGTCAGAAAATTCTGTGTTTCCTGAAGCCTTGTtagttttctgtgttgcttgCTAAGAGCTGAACTATTATGTATGGCAAAGATGCAAATTTAATAAGCAAAGTATGTGGAGTAGCTACTTCTAGTATTTAATAACTTGCAGTGGTACAAGGTAGGTATGTGCTGGCTTCCTGCCCAGGTGCTCAGTAACCCTAAAATTCAAGTTTTCATCCTTTTCAAGAACCTTAAATTTCCAGGTACTGCAGAGATACAgaatctgcttttctctcttatAGTTTTTGACCAAAATTGGGTTAAATGTTTGCTTAATTAATTGACTTTATCAAGTCTGCTAGCAGTGAAAGCTAATGGAGTACAAAGTGGGTTTCAGACTTCCATGAATCCTGTAAATAGCCTTGATACAGGTTTCTGTTCACACATGCGTTTAATGTAGCTGTTCGTTTTGATGCAAgagaattaatttccttttatagCTAAGCTTAATGTGATTTCTCAGtttccccatttttctttttccccttagAGGTCTGTAGGTGACACTTAAGCTGAAAAAACAGgagttttaaagtatttaatattttagaagagctgtggattttcttttaatttgggAGATACTGGCTTGTCAACTGATGAAATCCTCTCCTTACAGCTTCCAGGAAGCTCGCGAAGAGCTGGCTGAGTTTcaggagggaagcagagaattAGAAGCTGAGTTGGAGGCACAGCTAGTCCAAGCTGAGCAGAGGAATAGAGATTTGCAAGCAGATAACCAAAGACTGAAGTATGAAGTGGAAACATTAAAGGTAGGCCTTTTCTGTAATAGCACTGCTGCTTCTTAAAGATATGTTTTCGCTCTCATTTTAGATTGTCTGGTCTGTTTGTGGTCACTGAGTATCCCAATGAAGTAAAGGAGTTGTCTGTTCAAGATCCAGACCAAAGTATGACATGTACTCCAAATAAGGCCAGCAACTTACCAGGGAAATTTCTGGTGGAATTTTTCTTGTTCACATCATGAAACTCTTGTCATGGAGTTTGTGCTTGTTTGTTTGAATTCTCTAGGCTTTGCCAAGTAGTAGCTTTAGTAGTTACACAGGCAACATCAGCATAGCAACAGTGTGGACAACACAAGTATGTTTTTGTCACACCACTGCATTGTCATCTTCCTTTGCAAACTAAGGGGTTTTTGCCCAGAGGTCTCCTTGGTTTTGAGACCTTAAAGAAAGCTGAAGATTGGTGATTTGTGCACATCTTTCAGAGAGAAACTAATTAATTCTTAACAGCCATATCTGTGGAGACAGGAATTGTGTAAAGATCTGCATGTGCAGAAGGTAACTTTTATTTGATGCCTGTATGTTAACAAGTTCTCGCCTCTTTTGGAATCTTGGAAAAGCATCATTTGTTGTAGTCTTGAGTTATTTTATTGAAGGCAAGGGTTGGAAACTTACCCAGTGGAATTAAAAGTTTATGGGGTTACTTGTTTGCATATCCACTCCTGGCTTTATCTGTAAGGTCAATAAGTGTTTTATAATGTCAGCAGTTTTTCCATAAGCCCCTGTCTGTACCCTCAGAGCTGGTGAGAGTGTTTGGGAGTGAGTTCCACCAGTCTTTCAAAGATGAGCTTGTGGACCTGGAGGTTTTGCAACAGATTTCAGTAGATCTCATTTTTGCTAATGGAGGTGTCAGACAATTTCTGGTAACAGTGTGGCTATTGTCAGGGGAGAGGCACTGAAGGGGAGGCTATGTAGTTAGATTTCTCTCTGGCTTCCTAGATATTTGAGACTTCAGAGCAGCTGTCAGTGCAGGCTGTTGGGAACAGATGCAGGGATGCATTTCTGAGCAGCCAGCTGTGTCGTGGCAGGATGTCTGTGCACAGTGCAGCATTTGTGATTTTatgctgtgtccagctctgacGTTCAGAGCAGCCTGTTCTTTCTACTTCTCCAATTTGCTCTGTATTACCAGCAATCCCAAATCGGCAAACTGCAGCGAGTATGTTACTTTCTTTGTCCCATTTTACTACTGATGACTTGGAGAGTGTACGCAACTGATATTTATCtcactgcttctttctttcaggaGAAACTGGAGCACCAGTATGCGCAAAGTTACAAGCAAGTGTCGTTGTTAGAGGATGACCTGAGCCAGACACGGGCCATTAAAGATCAGCTGCATAAGTATGtgagggagctggagcaggccAACGATGACTTGGAACGTGCAAAGAGGTGAAGACTGCAAACCTCTTCTTTGCTTTAAAGTTTTCACTAGATCTTTTCTTTGCTACCCTGATCATCGTATTATTCCTTAAAGGGGAAAATAACAtgcattcaaaaaaacccaaacaaacccagagACATTTGATTCTTGAACAGTGCTGTTTACCTTTGGAGTTCACCTCCATCAGCTGGTAGTGTTACATTACAGCAAGAAAGGCAGGGGACCGAAGTGCTTCGTGTTTCTGTGAGAAACAGGCAGTGCGAGCAGGCTCAGAGCAAGCCAGGCCAGTGCGCTGCTTTTAGTACTACCAGCTAGGTAACTTTATAATACATTTGTGATCCTTGTAGCTCAAAGCCCCTTTGAAGTAAGAAGCTAATGCTTTACATAGTCCCTTTTAAATAAAGCAGGCCAAAGGAGTCTCCTCTTCCCTTGCATAACAGCTTAATGACTATAGGGAACAAACGTGCCCtttataaatgcataaaatgaaCAGGCTGCTCTTAGCAACGCCCAGTTTTGGAGCAGGTCATGCTTCCGTTTTGCTGAATGGGAATTTTGCCATTGATTCAGTGGGACCAGGAATGAGCCTCTGGCTATCTGGCAAAAAGATCTGAAAGCTGAGGCCCTGTTTCCACAAGGCTCTTAACCTCCTGACTAACTTTTGACACTAACTTTTGAGCAAATTGGGTCTTAGCTAATGTCCCAGTGCCCTGCTTTTTGCATTCGCTGGGCTGTTGCCTGTCCAGAGCTCTGGAGAGTACAGCACCACCTGAGCCAGTGCTTAGGAGCATGGGAAAAGTGGAGATGGGTGCACTGGACTGGCTCTTTCCCAGCTCTTTGGTACATCTCTGAGAGCCAGATGCTATCATGTTCTTTTCATCTGatttccctgctgctttggAGTTTAGTCCTTTCTAAGAAGCATTTCCATAGCTTTCGAATTACTAACTTGAATGTAGGCCCTgctaacatttttcttctattatgTTTTTGAATACTCTTTTATGTTGGCTGAGCTGAAGAAACTAATATTCTGGATTTTGTTTCTAGGGCAACAATAGTTTCACTGGAAGACTTTGAACAAAGGCTGAACCAAGCTATTGAGAGAAATGCGTTTTTAGAAAGTGAGCTGGATGACAAGGAATCGTTGCTAGTTTCTGTACAGAGATTAAAGGATGAAGCGAGAGGTATGGCTTGCTTGATTAGTTCTGTGTCTTGGTACATTGTTGGCTTGGTAAGAGAGACATGTAGCAACCAAAGCTCATGTTTACAGAAAGCCTCACATAATGAGACTTGCACTGGATGCGTAATGTAAGCATTGGGTATTACTAACAGTATGTTCTCTCTTCTTTGTATGTCCAGTGTAGCTAAGAGGAAAAATTTCCTCATGTAGGGCAAAGTTAATATCAGATTCATTCAGGATGTTTTAACACAGGGAAGTACAAAAGTAGTATGTTTCTTAGATGTAACAGAATATGGGGAAGTGTGCTGCAAAAGTTCCAACTCGCTGTGGTTTTATGTCTTGTATAGGAAGGGAAAGCATAGGAAATGACAGGGAAATACATCATAAATGGTTAAataactttctttaaaaatcctgtCTCCTGTGTTCCTTCTAAACCTCTTGGAAATTGCCTGGTTTATTTAAGATATTCCAGTGAAGACTGTGATAAGACTGGTGTGATCCGAGATGTTTGGGATAGTGTTCTGGGATGTCATCAGGAGCTGAGGATTCCCCAGTGGATTAGGCACTGAGGATGCTggagatgcatttttttatttttttttaatggttgaTGGAAACTAATTTCTCTAACAGTGGCGATGATCTGCTCCTCAGCCTGTGCCTGCCTTTAATGTAGTTTAGTGGTTTTCAACTTTGTTTCCCAAGTGaagcttttctaaaataattccTCAGTTAAGGCCTAGACCTGAGTGTGAGACAGCACACTTGACAAcaggctgggatttttttgttgttgttctccTTTGTGAAGTTCTTTGGACCATGCTCGTTCCCCACAAATTGAAAGCTTTTATTGGAAGCACAGGAATTTTATAACAAATATGAAAAGGGAAATACATGTGTTGTAGTTTGGGGTTAGGGTAAtaatactggaaaaaacaaaaaaacctaggGGACTGTTTTCTAGAACACTGGAATGATATGCAGAAAAGACATCTTGTTTCTTGGATGAGTCATTTGGAAACTTTTAGTGTTTGTTAGGGTAACAAAGCTACATGTTATTCCCCCTGACAACAGCCCCTTGACAGCAAGCAGGAACACTAACCACTAAAAGAGCTGATACAGTGTCAAAGTCAAATATTTCTGATTGAACAGCCACAAATCCTCTGCTAGGAGCCTAAatagtttttcatttcagctgtgctgttttACTTAAAATCAGGTCTAAATATTTGTGAGAACTTAAAAGCCACAATGTACAACTAATTTTGCTCTTGCATGTTATACCAGATTGAGGTAAGGAATAAGAAGTCTGTGGAAGATTAAGTTGCTGTacccaaaaagaaacaaccccCTTGTAATCTATCGTTTATTTGTGTCTAGTCCCTTCTAAGGATTTTATAGATTCaatgctgagctgtgctggatGCTCTTTGTAGCAAAGGTGTGTGGAAATGGGAGGGGACAAGGTAGGGGTAAGCGGcagtctggagaggaggtgAGAATAAAACATGGTGTTTCCTAATCTCTAGTCTCTTTCCCTGTGGTTTGGACTACCCAGCCTCTCCAGTCTACTCTTCTACTTGTCGAGGTATCAAGAAACTGGGTTCAACCCTTTGACTGTCTCTGGCTAGTGTGGAGTCCTGTGGTATATTAACTGGAAGAATAATGTGGGGAACTGGAAACAAGAATAGgttattcttccctttttccagcCTCTGGGCAGGAGCCGAGTGTAGTTCGGCAGGCATTTGTGGCCAGCTGCAGTTTTTGTAGCACGCTTTCCATGGGACTCACGGTACAGGTGGGCAAAAATACCGAGGCTAAATCACCAGCTGTGCTCACTGGGACCACACAGTGCTGTGGTCCAGCGAGGGCTCTGtctgctgcctctctgctcccagctgtcGTGGGAAATGATGGTGCTGGGCTGTGACTGCTCTGAGGTgggggaaagcaagcagcaggcaATTAATACAGGGTTGTCACAAAGtgtctcctcctccctccctcccaaatGAATAAGAGAGAGTGTGTGTTTGAGAAATCGGTCGCTAATatggggggtttgtttgtttttcccttgaCCCTTAGACTTACGGCAAGAGCTGGCAGTACGGGAAAGACAACAAGAAGTCACCCGAAAGTCAGCACCCAGTTCTCCGACTCTAGACTGTGAAAAGATGGATTCAGCTGTCCAGGCATCTCTCTCCTTGCCAGCTACGCCTGTTGGAAAAGGAtcagaaaatagttttccttccccaaaaggTATAAGTCATAGAAACTGTGTCTAGTTGTTCGGCAGTATGTTCAGCTTGTTAGCTAACAGTTTCAGACCAAGTGCTTGTTGGTGAATTTGAAGTAAATGCAGGTGGATCCCACAGGTGTGTTGCATAAGGTGTGTTTAAATCCTGGGGCAGCATCAGGTGCATTCAAGGAGTATAATGAGTAAGTAGCACAggagagaagggcagtgaagctTAGATAAGATTTTTGAGGGGGAAGGGGTTGTACTCAGCACTaggtgcctgcagcagagcactgaAGATACCTGGGGTTGCAGGGAAGTGGAGTAGCTGGTATTTCTTCTTAAGTGTGGGGTAGCAGTGGTGAGTAAATGGTAGTCAGTAATTCTAATGGTCTGGGGTCTCTGTTACCGCACATAGTTTTCAGGGGTCATCTCTTCTCTGTGAGACATCAGGATGTTAGTCTAGTCCCCTTCCCCATCTGGAAGGCTCTGGACAATCACAAGGattaatacattattttttcaaattagaaaGGGTAGATTCCAGAGGAAGCTCTGGCTGGATTAGATGAATTGCAGGCAATAGCCTTGCAGATGGGAGAGTGCATGAACTCTGCATGTAGGTCTAATGGGAAAGAGGGCAGTGGACAGGAATtaagctttttcattttccgTGGCTAATGGTCATGTAGTCTGTGTGTTATTGTGGGATAATTGTATAAAGAGTCTGCAGCAGGATTTTAGATTTACCTTTTTATGTAGAAGTcgatttatttacatttaaaagaaaaattgactGTAGGGCGTATAATAAAGCGTGTCTGTATTTGCAGCTATACCAAATGGATTTGGTACCAGCCCCCTTACTCCTTCAGCTAGAATATCTGCACTCAACATTGTGGGAGATCTATTACGGAAAGTGGGGGTGAGTGCTCTGAACTGAAGCTCTGTGCTGCTAGTTCTTActagctctgtgctgctgtcgTTGTGCTTTCGTCCTTGCGCACAATTAGAGCAAGGCCTTAGCCCATGCTGAATACGTGCTGTACTTCCCAAATCACCCGTGTTCACTGTTTAGTATGTGATaatctgttttgtgttttttaattatcttgATTTGTAAAGTGTGTTACTAAGGTTCTGATGCAGATTTTTGGTGTCAAAATTCATATTTGGAGTAGAAGTTTCTCAAGCACTTTGGTATATGGAGTTAGACAGCAACAGCTACTTTTCCTTACTTTAAACTGGGCCTTGCAGCTTCCTCTGTAATGAGGCTAAGATGCAGAGCCTCAGACTCTGGGTGCCTGCTGCACATGAGCAAGGAGCCGAGATCACGCTGCCAGTGTCTCCTCATGTGCCTGGGGAGATCTGCAACAGATgctgaaaatgggaaataaataatGTCTAGAAACCTTTGATaagaaagtgagaaaataaatcaggagAAAGCCCAGTGTTCCCATATGTAGTTGATGGGGAAGTGAAATGCGTGAGCTGTTAAAGGGATTACTGCTGTAAGCAGGGAAGAAGTGGTTTAAACATCTGTTACAGTGTTGGTTAGGATGCCAGGCTTTCCAGTTGAACGAAGACATGACTCCTGAGTTAGGAGAAGCTCGTTGACATGCCTCGGTGGTTCGTGTTTTGAGTGGAAGCATGGTTAGCCTTGGTGTCTAGCCTCCGGTGCTGGCTTTCCTCCGTCTCTTGTGGCTAACACTGAGAACAGCAATAGATGCAGTAGAGACAGTTGTTTTAGCAAAGTTTGAAATTGAAAATTACCTCGTTGCTTGCATTTGGAGCCAGTGAGCTCGTAGTTGGTTTGAAAGGGCGGCAGGATGACTCTGGGTTATGGAGTGACGTGTTTAAAATGGGATCATTGTGAGTAAGAGTCTGCAGGGGATTTAGGGAGCTTAATCACAATCCTGTGTGATTACTCTGCAAGGACAGGAAATGCCAAATAAGCatgctgccttcccagcctgCTCTTAGACACACACTCTGCCACTGATACAAAATTCCAGCTTGTGCATTTGTTTAGTAACAATTATAGGATGTTCAGGATTTCTTTGGGTTTGGCTGTTCATAGGATGCCTCATCCCAAGCCTTAGACTCCTTTCCTCTGCAGGAAATTTCCCCTCTGCTTTCTTGCTCGCAGCTGAGACGGGAGTCGCTTGGCACAGATCATGCTGGCTATTTCCAGCTGATAGGTGCTTTGAGACCAAGAGATTGGTAATTATCTCTATCTCCCCATATAGTTGCTAGTAAGCTTACATGGATTTCTAGAAGACCATGTAGTGTTCACTTATGTGGGGTAGCGTGTCGGTGCCTTattaatggaatatttttctaTGTGGAACAGGACCAAACCACGTGTTTGGGGAGATGAGCTTTTGTCTCCAGTGCATGCATTTGCACGTGTCTGAATGCCTCCTTGCACAGGGTGGATGTACCAAAGAGTTAAGAGGACTTTCTGCTAGACCAGATGGACATTCGAGTTAAGCCTCAGTTTGTGacaggcagcagaaagggcaGGTGATGTTCTGAAGAGGGAAATCAGGCTTTTGTTCTCCTGCCTGCAAGGAGTCAGTGGGTGATCCGGAGACTGTCACCTTGTATAGGGGGAAAAAGATCTCACCAGGCTTGGTTGGAAGTAGTAGAGATGAGGTGCAGGCCACAGAGACAGGCTTAGCTGCTGCCTTAGATTCCTCCTTCTGATGCTGTGGCTGTAGCGCTGTTTGTTCTGAAGTGTATCAGTGGGGCTTAGgaaactgttttggtttttttgtaggCCAAGATTAAGAAAGAAATGCTAGAAGGCATTGTCCTGAGGAAAAAATTCAACTTCCCAAATATGCGGTTCCTCCCAAAACCTGAGGATTCTGCTTTAGGCTCTGTCTTAGTCTTCCAATTAGCTTATGCCAGTCttactgcagctgctgaagcaaGAAGTTTTGGTAACTTCTGCTAGGAGTTGGCTTCcttattttaagtaattaaCTGAAAGTGGATATGTTCAAAAATCTGAACCCTAATGGAACTGAGTCATGCCTAGCAGTCTGCGTCAGCATCTTGTTGTGTGTGTTCCCTTTGGGGTTGGGTAATAGAGAAAATTATAGCTTTGTTCCCTTTTAGTTCAGTTTTTGCCAAAGGTGATCACACTGGGGTCCTGATCGTGGTGATCTTGGGGTCATGACAAAGCATGAACTCAAGCAGCAAAATACTTTCTCTTAATGGTATTAATGTTTtgacaatgcttttttttcccctccccacttTCACAGGCCTTAGAATCCAAATTAGCTGCTTGCAGAAATTTTGCAAAGGACCAGGCATCACGGAAATCCTATATTTCAGGGAACGTTAACAGCAGCATGATGAACAGCAATGGCACAAAGTACCCTCATCCGGGGCATACTTCTTTCTTCGACAAAGGGTAAGTAAGGatatatttttccccaaaagggGCGTGCATTTCAGCATGTACTTTGAGCAGAAGTTTTTCTTGGCTTGTCTTTAGCCTATGACAGCTTTTGTCctataggaaaaataatttgcgGAGCCAAAGTCTCGAGGGGATGGGGAAGGTGACAGTACTGATTTCTgtaaagcaaagagaaaagccaaTGTGACTGTCTCCTAGCTGGTAGGATGTCAGTGCCTGTTCTGAAGTAAGTAGTGGTGGAGTTGCTATAGTTACTGGTGTGCTCATGGGGAAGTACATTAACTGCAAATCTGGAGATTCCCTTGGTGAGAACAGCTGAGTGTAGGCAGCAAACGTTCGCTGGGAGGCTGGTGCCCTCTTTGCTCTACTTCCCCCTCTATCAGGGGGAAATTAAACGTCATTAACAGCGTAATTCTGGTGATTGAGGGGGCAACTGCctctctggctgtgctgtgtgtcaTCCATGAAGCCAGAAACTGCTTTCACAGGAAAAACTAGCCCACGTGTCTCCTGTGACTTGCCTGTGGTCAGAGCTTCCTCTGGGGTACTGGGAAGTGCTTGAGCAGGAGGGTTCTCCCACAGCTCCTCATAGCGCAGGGCCTCGTGCTTGTGTGAGGAGCCTGAGAAGCGAGGCAAAAACCACAGCGCTCCTCCAGTGTTAGCACTGCGGTATTGTGAGCTGTGCTTGGTGTCACTGGGCAAAACCCCCTCCGTGCTCCCTGCATGGTAGTAGCCTTCCATGCTAAACCTCAAGCCAGTGCAATTTGATGCCAATATTCAGCACATCCTCAATCCAGAATTTATTTTAGAGAATTAAATGAGCTGTTACCGACCTGAAGAGTGCCATATACAGAGCAGACAAGCTGAGCTTCCTACAATCACCCTCGTTTGAGCTAAATTGTGTTGCTATGTGGGTAGCAGGGCAAGTTGCATCTTAGAAACTGGCATTCAGAGTTTTTAGAGccactgctgtttgctgcttttgGAAAGGAAGAGTTCAGAGACTATCAAAGTCAATGTCACGTGCAAATCAGACTTCTGGGTTGttctgtgctgcagggctggctggggtctGTGCACCACTGCAGCAGTGCTCATGCTTGCAGTGCACAGGCTACGTTTCAGGTGCAAGCTGTCAGGGTAGTTGGTAGGGAGAGATTATATCATGTTCTCAGGAGGCAGCATGGCTATATTGAGTTGTAGTGTGAGGAACAAGCTGATTGCTGTGTGGGGGTCAATTCAAATTATCCAGATTGTCATCACGCCTATTATCTGGGCTGGCTGCCTGGAGTTAGGAGCAGGTTGTAGCTGAAAAAGGCTTGGAAACCCAGACTCCTGAAGGATAACTTCTACAGCAGAGTTGGAGGATGTTAGTGGGCTAGAAAAGGGGGTGGAAATCACTGATGTGCTTATCTGCAAGTTGTTAGAGATccctccacagccctgctgtcctgtcCTTCTCCTCTGCACCCCCATACGCTGTTCACAGCGGGGCTGGTGGCCCATCCCTCTCCCCTTGCAACAGCTCCCGCTCTGCGTTACTGCCCCTGTCAGGGTCTGTGCATGCTGGAGGTGTCTGTGACGTGTGCACGTCTCCACGGCTGCTGTGTAAAACCTGTGTAATTGTGTCTGCACGTGTAAGCTAAACTGAGCTGTAACCTAAATGAGGTCAGCCCCATCATGCCCGCACGCTGCCAGCAGTGGCCGAGCTCCCAGCCGCACCGGTTGCTGGCAGACATCAGATCCAGAGTGCATTGTGGTGGCTGGGCATGGGGGGCTGAGTCAAGGCATGCCCTgtcttctcccttctcctcctctctctccagcCCCCGTACTCTCCTCTCTGCCCCTAGTTGTTGCTGGAGCCTGAAACAGCCACGTGTGATCGTGGATCCAATCTAATCTGCAGCCACTGCCCAAAGAACAGCTGGTTGTGTTGTGGTGGGATTAGGACAGAGGTAACTTGGCCACATGGTTACAGTTCCATTTACTTCCCTTCCTCTACCATTTTGTTGGTTAAAATGTTTGATGAGTCTCTGTCTCCCATCAAACACCTGCTCTTTGCTTGCTGAGTGgagctgagcaggcagctgcaggcagtgacaggcagcagctggcacaggggaGTGTTG contains these protein-coding regions:
- the NDEL1 gene encoding nuclear distribution protein nudE-like 1 isoform X2 — its product is MDSEEIPTFSSPKEETAYWKELSLKYKQSFQEAREELAEFQEGSRELEAELEAQLVQAEQRNRDLQADNQRLKYEVETLKEKLEHQYAQSYKQVSLLEDDLSQTRAIKDQLHKYVRELEQANDDLERAKRATIVSLEDFEQRLNQAIERNAFLESELDDKESLLVSVQRLKDEARDLRQELAVRERQQEVTRKSAPSSPTLDCEKMDSAVQASLSLPATPVGKGSENSFPSPKAIPNGFGTSPLTPSARISALNIVGDLLRKVGALESKLAACRNFAKDQASRKSYISGNVNSSMMNSNGTKYPHPGHTSFFDKGREKVIFPTLVMGQ
- the NDEL1 gene encoding nuclear distribution protein nudE-like 1 isoform X1, with protein sequence MDSEEIPTFSSPKEETAYWKELSLKYKQSFQEAREELAEFQEGSRELEAELEAQLVQAEQRNRDLQADNQRLKYEVETLKEKLEHQYAQSYKQVSLLEDDLSQTRAIKDQLHKYVRELEQANDDLERAKRATIVSLEDFEQRLNQAIERNAFLESELDDKESLLVSVQRLKDEARDLRQELAVRERQQEVTRKSAPSSPTLDCEKMDSAVQASLSLPATPVGKGSENSFPSPKAIPNGFGTSPLTPSARISALNIVGDLLRKVGALESKLAACRNFAKDQASRKSYISGNVNSSMMNSNGTKYPHPGHTSFFDKGAVNGFDQGPPGLGASRPSSAPGMLPLSV